From Candidatus Omnitrophota bacterium, a single genomic window includes:
- the aspS gene encoding aspartate--tRNA ligase: MRTHTCGELNKTLKDQEVVLCGWVHRRRDHGKLIFIDIRDRYGITQVVFVPSVSPKAHEEAQKLGPEFVVRITGTVNVRPPKNVNPDVPAGDIELLAKDLEILNTSKVPVFEIDDNIEASEDLRLTYRYLDIRRKKVRDSLILRHKLCAAMRAFLDNENFTEIETPVLTKSTPEGARDFLVPSRLTPGSFYALPQSPQLFKQILMVSGMDRYYQIVRCFRDEDLRADRQPEFTQLDMEMSFVDEEFVFGLTERLYQKVFKDVLNIDLPVPFARMTHAEAMAKYKSDKPDIRKDKDGFSFLWVVDFPLMKYNAEEKRWESEHHPFTSVHPDDVVLLEKGEYGKVRARSYDLVLNGHEIGSGSVRIHRRELQQKIFDIIGLHPQEAQKRFGFLLRAFEYGAPPHAGVAYGIDRIVTILTGNGSIRDCIAFPKTQKGTCLMTDAPSEVDVKQLKELGLVCAPVKK, translated from the coding sequence ATGAGAACGCACACGTGCGGTGAATTGAACAAGACCCTGAAAGATCAAGAAGTGGTGTTGTGCGGCTGGGTGCATCGCCGGCGCGACCACGGCAAACTCATCTTCATTGATATCCGCGACCGTTACGGCATCACACAGGTGGTGTTCGTCCCGTCGGTCAGCCCCAAGGCCCACGAAGAGGCGCAAAAACTGGGGCCGGAATTCGTGGTCAGGATCACGGGCACGGTCAATGTGCGGCCGCCCAAAAATGTCAATCCTGATGTCCCTGCCGGTGACATTGAGCTTTTGGCCAAGGACCTGGAGATCCTCAATACCAGCAAGGTGCCTGTCTTTGAGATCGACGACAATATCGAGGCCTCCGAAGACCTGCGCCTGACCTACCGCTATTTGGACATCCGCCGCAAGAAGGTAAGAGACTCGCTGATCTTGCGCCATAAACTGTGTGCGGCCATGCGCGCTTTTCTGGACAATGAAAATTTTACCGAGATCGAGACCCCCGTGTTGACGAAATCAACGCCGGAGGGCGCGCGTGACTTCCTTGTTCCGTCACGCTTGACACCGGGCAGTTTCTACGCCCTGCCGCAGTCGCCCCAATTGTTCAAGCAGATCCTGATGGTCTCCGGCATGGACCGTTATTACCAGATCGTCAGGTGTTTCCGCGACGAAGACCTGCGCGCCGACCGTCAGCCGGAATTCACGCAATTGGACATGGAAATGTCCTTTGTGGATGAGGAGTTCGTTTTCGGCCTCACTGAGCGGCTTTATCAGAAAGTATTCAAGGATGTTTTGAACATTGACCTGCCTGTTCCGTTCGCGCGCATGACCCATGCCGAAGCCATGGCCAAATATAAGAGCGACAAGCCGGACATCCGCAAAGACAAGGATGGTTTTTCTTTTCTTTGGGTTGTGGACTTTCCCTTAATGAAGTATAATGCCGAAGAAAAGCGGTGGGAGAGCGAGCATCACCCGTTCACGTCCGTCCATCCGGACGATGTCGTTCTTTTGGAAAAAGGGGAGTACGGCAAGGTGCGCGCCCGTTCGTATGACCTGGTCCTTAACGGCCATGAGATCGGCAGCGGTTCGGTGCGTATCCATCGCCGGGAGTTACAGCAAAAGATTTTTGACATCATCGGTTTACACCCCCAGGAAGCGCAGAAGCGCTTTGGTTTCCTGTTGCGCGCTTTTGAGTACGGCGCGCCGCCGCACGCCGGGGTGGCCTACGGCATTGACCGTATCGTCACCATCCTGACGGGCAACGGATCCATCCGTGACTGCATCGCTTTTCCCAAGACGCAAAAAGGGACATGCCTGATGACGGACGCTCCGTCGGAGGTGGATGTGAAGCAATTGAAGGAATTGGGTTTGGTTTGCGCGCCGGTTAAAAAATAG
- the hisS gene encoding histidine--tRNA ligase: MQKFSVPRGTSDILPDVIPLWEDVESKARKILKSYGYREIRTPIYEETALFKRSLGQASDIVNKQLLELATSKEEGYALRPEGTASVVRSYIENSFDKKEPLSKLFYIGPMFRGERPQKGRLRQFHQIGVEAIGPNSASPHLDAEILALAMHLLKALGVKNPKLKINSLGSKEDKEHISVWLRGELKKHKKDLCEECQNRFERNVFRVLDCKNEACRKVAASVVKKLPLSDAGQDHFQSVQNALKSVGVDFEIAPHLVRGLDYYTHTVFEITADGLGSQDAVGAGGRYGGLVHELGGDAKTDFSAIGFALGIDRILLASGATQPVPSTIDAFVITMDETGQKQAFKLVNDLRHAGISADMSYSGGKIGSQMNRANKLNARFALILGEEEMKNGAIAVKNMTSGAQENVKLEGVLEYLRKRLL, encoded by the coding sequence ATGCAGAAATTTTCTGTCCCGCGCGGCACCTCCGATATACTTCCTGACGTTATTCCTCTCTGGGAAGATGTAGAATCCAAAGCCCGCAAGATCCTCAAATCCTACGGTTACCGCGAGATCCGCACACCCATTTATGAAGAGACCGCGCTTTTTAAACGCTCCCTCGGCCAGGCCAGCGACATCGTCAATAAACAACTTTTGGAATTAGCCACCAGCAAGGAAGAGGGGTACGCGCTGCGCCCCGAAGGCACGGCCTCGGTGGTGCGTTCTTATATTGAGAACAGTTTTGACAAGAAGGAGCCGCTGTCAAAACTTTTTTACATAGGCCCGATGTTCCGCGGCGAGCGTCCGCAAAAAGGCCGCTTGCGCCAGTTCCACCAGATCGGGGTGGAGGCCATCGGCCCCAACAGCGCCTCGCCGCATCTGGATGCGGAAATTTTGGCGCTGGCCATGCATTTATTGAAGGCGCTCGGGGTCAAGAACCCAAAACTTAAGATCAATTCCCTGGGTTCAAAAGAAGACAAAGAACACATTTCTGTTTGGTTAAGGGGGGAGTTGAAAAAACATAAGAAAGATCTGTGCGAAGAATGTCAAAATCGTTTTGAGCGCAATGTGTTCCGCGTGTTGGACTGTAAGAATGAAGCATGCCGTAAAGTGGCCGCTTCTGTGGTCAAAAAACTGCCGTTATCTGACGCCGGCCAAGACCATTTCCAATCCGTCCAAAACGCTTTAAAGAGCGTCGGTGTTGATTTTGAAATTGCGCCGCATTTGGTACGCGGTTTGGATTATTATACGCACACGGTCTTTGAGATCACCGCCGATGGTCTGGGCAGTCAGGATGCCGTCGGCGCCGGCGGCCGCTATGGCGGTCTCGTGCATGAACTGGGCGGTGATGCCAAAACAGATTTCAGCGCCATTGGTTTTGCCTTGGGCATTGATCGTATTTTATTGGCATCGGGCGCCACACAGCCGGTGCCGTCCACCATCGATGCCTTTGTGATCACTATGGATGAGACGGGGCAGAAACAGGCATTCAAGCTCGTTAACGATTTGCGCCATGCCGGCATCAGCGCGGACATGAGCTACAGTGGAGGCAAGATCGGATCGCAGATGAACCGTGCCAATAAATTGAACGCGCGTTTCGCGTTGATCTTAGGCGAGGAAGAAATGAAAAATGGCGCCATCGCTGTTAAAAATATGACGAGCGGCGCACAGGAGAACGTGAAGTTGGAAGGAGTATTGGAGTATTTAAGAAAAAGGTTATTATGA